A window of Halalkalibacillus sediminis contains these coding sequences:
- the flgM gene encoding flagellar biosynthesis anti-sigma factor FlgM: MKINPLKNTTFNPYQKQIQKSEDIKTNVQQPDKLEISSQAKELQKGNEIEKARQEKVEDLKQQVQDGKYNVDSQKTAEKMVDFWSNRRM; this comes from the coding sequence ATGAAAATTAATCCATTGAAAAACACGACTTTTAATCCTTATCAAAAACAAATACAAAAATCAGAAGACATAAAAACTAACGTTCAGCAACCAGATAAATTAGAAATTTCTTCTCAAGCGAAAGAACTTCAAAAAGGTAATGAAATTGAAAAAGCCCGCCAGGAGAAGGTAGAAGACTTAAAACAACAAGTTCAGGACGGTAAATACAACGTAGATTCACAGAAGACGGCGGAGAAAATGGTTGATTTCTGGTCTAACCGCCGCATGTAA
- a CDS encoding ComF family protein, with amino-acid sequence MKEQIAIYKYRGDYEIVFSWQEELRRVYLKHYKKDKFTLIPIPLSEERQFERGFNQAEGIARCIGTNINQSLVRTQHTEKQSKRKKRQRMEATNPFLINGEVPKRALIIDDIYTTGTTIRQAAQCLREAGAEEVESLTLIRS; translated from the coding sequence ATGAAGGAACAAATTGCGATATATAAGTACCGAGGAGATTACGAGATTGTCTTTTCATGGCAAGAGGAACTAAGGAGAGTATATCTAAAACATTATAAAAAAGATAAGTTCACCCTTATTCCAATCCCTTTATCCGAGGAAAGGCAATTTGAAAGGGGGTTTAACCAAGCTGAAGGAATTGCTAGATGCATAGGAACGAACATCAATCAGAGTCTTGTTCGAACTCAACATACTGAAAAGCAATCGAAACGGAAAAAGAGGCAACGGATGGAAGCCACGAACCCTTTCCTGATAAATGGAGAAGTCCCAAAGCGCGCATTGATTATTGATGACATTTACACGACTGGAACGACGATTCGTCAGGCCGCACAGTGTTTAAGAGAAGCGGGTGCTGAAGAAGTAGAGTCCCTGACATTGATTCGTAGCTAG
- a CDS encoding DUF6470 family protein has product MNFPQITMQSQMAKIGINTTQGQQSIQQPKAQLSIQQPKAEVSIDRRPPQLSIDQSQAWKDMEIYGPLEASKRSAQAGKQAWLQSMADDSREGDQLMKIESGGKPIALIAQNKANPPMKEFNVGWIPSHGSVKIDYDPGDTNIQVQQNEPIIQVTAQKPMIDYQGGSIETFIRQPNDLQIDVEI; this is encoded by the coding sequence GTGAACTTCCCACAAATTACGATGCAATCCCAAATGGCGAAAATAGGTATCAATACGACACAAGGTCAGCAGTCGATCCAACAACCGAAAGCACAATTATCCATTCAACAACCAAAAGCAGAAGTATCTATAGATCGCCGTCCACCGCAGTTATCCATTGATCAGTCACAGGCGTGGAAGGACATGGAGATATACGGGCCGCTTGAAGCTTCAAAAAGGAGTGCGCAAGCTGGTAAACAAGCCTGGTTACAATCAATGGCTGATGATTCCCGCGAAGGAGATCAGCTGATGAAAATCGAATCAGGCGGAAAACCGATTGCTTTGATTGCTCAAAATAAGGCTAATCCTCCGATGAAAGAATTCAACGTAGGATGGATCCCTTCACATGGATCAGTTAAAATTGATTATGACCCTGGTGATACAAACATTCAGGTTCAACAGAATGAACCTATTATTCAGGTGACCGCACAAAAACCTATGATCGACTACCAGGGTGGTAGTATAGAAACCTTCATAAGACAACCAAACGATTTACAAATAG
- a CDS encoding TIGR03826 family flagellar region protein, with the protein MGELANCPECGTLFVKGAQTVCRDCYLEEEDKFQRVYEFLRKKKNRTATLNEVSEKTEVEEKLILKFMKQKRIHASSFPNLMYDCERCGNKIYEGKLCKNCIGEIQQDLDTEDQGQTIAEKEKSDTTGAYINVNKENRWSR; encoded by the coding sequence ATGGGTGAACTGGCGAATTGTCCGGAATGTGGGACATTGTTTGTCAAAGGTGCACAGACCGTTTGTCGCGATTGTTATTTAGAAGAGGAAGATAAGTTTCAGCGAGTTTACGAGTTTTTGCGTAAAAAGAAAAATAGAACAGCGACATTGAATGAAGTTTCAGAGAAAACAGAAGTGGAAGAGAAGCTAATATTAAAATTCATGAAACAAAAGCGTATTCATGCTTCTTCTTTCCCAAATTTAATGTACGATTGTGAACGTTGCGGGAATAAAATATATGAAGGAAAGCTATGCAAAAACTGCATAGGCGAAATTCAGCAAGACTTAGACACAGAAGATCAAGGCCAGACGATTGCAGAAAAAGAGAAAAGTGATACGACTGGTGCTTATATAAATGTGAACAAAGAGAACCGCTGGAGTAGATAG
- the flgL gene encoding flagellar hook-associated protein FlgL, whose translation MRVTQGMLNNNMLRNVSQSYNQMDKYMDQLSTGKKINRPSDDPVVAMRGVSHRESLAKVEQFERNISEVNSWMDNSDATMNEAGNALHKVRELVIQASNDTYEESQRENISKEVSQLRDHLKELANTKVNNKYIFNGSNTTEPRFNEDGTLNVPNPGDAPNNQPVNIEVSEGVRLQANVNPNEVFSQDMFDDLDDLVAKLEDENATPKELDSFISDMDQHSQNLVNERADLGARMNRVEMVEDRLGQQNVSVSKLMSDNEDADIEEVIMNLKMQESVHRASLGAGARIMQPSLLDFLR comes from the coding sequence ATGCGCGTAACACAAGGAATGTTAAACAATAACATGCTTCGTAACGTAAGCCAAAGCTATAACCAAATGGATAAGTACATGGATCAACTGTCAACAGGGAAAAAGATCAACCGTCCTTCTGATGATCCGGTGGTTGCCATGCGAGGAGTCAGCCATCGTGAAAGCCTGGCTAAGGTTGAACAGTTTGAACGAAATATTTCTGAGGTCAATAGCTGGATGGATAACTCTGATGCGACGATGAATGAAGCAGGAAATGCTCTGCATAAAGTGCGTGAACTAGTTATCCAAGCTAGTAACGACACTTATGAAGAAAGCCAAAGAGAAAACATTAGTAAAGAAGTCTCTCAACTTCGTGATCATCTAAAAGAGTTAGCTAATACTAAAGTGAATAATAAATATATTTTTAACGGGTCTAACACTACTGAACCTCGTTTTAATGAAGATGGCACATTGAATGTACCTAATCCGGGAGATGCTCCTAATAATCAACCTGTGAATATTGAAGTATCTGAAGGTGTTAGACTTCAGGCAAACGTTAACCCAAATGAAGTATTCAGTCAAGATATGTTCGATGATTTAGATGATTTGGTTGCAAAACTTGAAGATGAAAATGCAACACCAAAAGAATTAGATTCATTTATTTCAGATATGGATCAACATAGCCAAAACTTAGTTAATGAACGCGCGGACCTTGGCGCTCGGATGAATCGAGTGGAAATGGTCGAAGATCGCCTCGGTCAACAAAATGTCTCTGTATCAAAATTGATGTCTGATAACGAAGATGCAGATATAGAAGAAGTAATCATGAACTTGAAAATGCAAGAGAGTGTCCACCGAGCATCATTAGGTGCTGGAGCCAGAATTATGCAACCATCGTTATTGGACTTTTTAAGATAA
- the flgK gene encoding flagellar hook-associated protein FlgK, producing MTSTFHGLEVARRALFTQQSALHTTGHNISNANTEGYSRQRVNFEATSPFPTPGRNRPEMPGQLGTGVTAADIERVRDEFLDYQYRTENTKSGYWTERSSALSRMENIMNEPSESGLGEAMNQFWNSIQDVATNPEDGGARKVMQQRGVALADTMNYLHNSLSDVQGELKNQMDTGAKEVNALLTQIGDLNAQIARVEPNGYLPNDLYDKRDQLVDQLSEFVNVDVSYESNGGHSKSSAMGQAVITLVDNNGNDMTTGGNPVELINGDNELKGFSFEYSDENVSGVSVGDLNDGEVTNTDTIAAADFTSTGALQGLMHANGYVDENGDIKGDYADMISDLNTLAYEFATEFNNIHQSGYDLNGDAGVAFFDTTGLDATNAAANLDLTDSLKNNENLIAASNEPGGVAGNGENALDLANIKDYSSGNLDGNSVSKFYEGMIGELGVKAQEANRLVNNSEGLKQSVENSRQSVSGVSLDEEMSNMIKFQHAYNAAARNMTAVDEMLDRIINQMGIVGR from the coding sequence ATGACGTCTACATTTCATGGTTTAGAAGTCGCACGCCGGGCGTTGTTCACACAACAGTCCGCACTACATACGACAGGTCACAACATTTCCAATGCGAATACGGAAGGTTACTCAAGACAACGAGTCAACTTCGAAGCAACGAGCCCTTTCCCGACACCTGGACGAAATCGTCCCGAAATGCCAGGTCAACTAGGAACAGGTGTAACTGCGGCAGATATTGAACGTGTTCGTGATGAATTTTTAGACTATCAGTATCGTACAGAGAACACGAAGTCAGGGTACTGGACAGAACGTTCAAGTGCATTGAGCAGAATGGAAAATATCATGAATGAACCGAGTGAAAGTGGACTAGGCGAGGCGATGAACCAGTTCTGGAACTCCATTCAGGACGTGGCGACGAACCCGGAAGATGGCGGTGCTCGTAAGGTCATGCAACAACGCGGAGTTGCTCTTGCAGACACGATGAATTACTTACATAATTCTCTTTCTGATGTTCAAGGTGAACTGAAGAACCAAATGGATACAGGCGCTAAAGAGGTTAATGCCCTTCTAACACAAATCGGTGATCTGAACGCTCAAATTGCTCGTGTAGAACCGAATGGATACCTACCGAACGATTTATATGATAAGCGTGATCAACTAGTCGATCAGCTATCTGAGTTTGTAAATGTTGATGTTTCTTATGAATCGAACGGGGGACACTCTAAGAGCAGTGCGATGGGACAAGCCGTTATCACTTTAGTTGATAATAATGGCAATGACATGACTACAGGTGGTAATCCTGTAGAGCTAATTAACGGAGATAATGAATTAAAAGGTTTTTCTTTTGAATATTCTGATGAAAATGTATCAGGAGTGAGTGTTGGTGACTTGAATGACGGTGAAGTTACGAACACAGACACGATAGCCGCAGCAGACTTCACTTCAACAGGAGCATTGCAAGGATTAATGCATGCGAATGGTTATGTAGATGAAAATGGTGACATCAAAGGTGACTATGCAGACATGATTAGTGACCTGAATACATTGGCTTACGAATTTGCGACGGAATTCAATAATATTCACCAATCAGGTTATGACCTTAATGGAGATGCAGGAGTCGCATTTTTTGACACTACAGGTCTCGACGCAACGAATGCAGCGGCGAACTTGGATCTCACCGATTCACTGAAAAATAATGAGAACTTGATTGCAGCTTCAAACGAGCCAGGCGGCGTCGCTGGTAATGGCGAGAATGCCTTAGATTTAGCGAATATAAAAGATTACTCTTCAGGCAATTTAGATGGGAATTCAGTCAGTAAATTTTATGAAGGGATGATTGGTGAGCTAGGTGTTAAAGCTCAAGAAGCTAATCGCCTTGTCAACAATAGCGAAGGTTTGAAACAATCAGTCGAAAACAGTCGTCAATCTGTAAGTGGTGTTTCTTTAGATGAGGAAATGTCGAATATGATCAAGTTCCAACATGCTTATAATGCAGCTGCACGTAATATGACAGCTGTCGATGAAATGTTAGACCGAATCATTAATCAAATGGGAATCGTCGGAAGGTAG
- a CDS encoding flagellar protein FlgN, producing the protein MSVQAIIEKLEKIYQLHESLLKLSKEKTEQIKLNEIESFNQILMTERKHVQAIEQLEAKRVEETQAWFQQNAPDVREQTINSLIGQLEDSDEKNKLEKLYGDFIILLADLKQQEKLNHDLTQQSLQFVQLSLEMIQPKYQSDLNYKKPTKSQGQRGNTSAFDSRA; encoded by the coding sequence TTGAGTGTTCAAGCCATTATCGAAAAACTAGAGAAAATCTATCAACTACATGAAAGTCTTTTAAAGTTATCAAAGGAAAAAACAGAGCAGATCAAATTGAATGAGATTGAATCTTTCAATCAGATACTGATGACGGAACGTAAGCATGTTCAGGCAATTGAACAGCTCGAGGCAAAGCGGGTCGAGGAGACACAAGCTTGGTTCCAACAAAACGCTCCAGATGTTCGAGAGCAGACAATTAACTCGCTTATTGGACAGTTAGAAGACTCCGACGAAAAAAATAAGTTAGAAAAACTATATGGCGATTTCATCATATTGCTAGCTGACTTGAAGCAGCAAGAAAAGCTCAATCATGATTTGACTCAGCAGTCACTTCAATTTGTACAGCTATCTTTAGAGATGATCCAGCCAAAATATCAATCAGATTTGAATTATAAGAAACCGACCAAGAGTCAGGGTCAACGTGGAAATACATCCGCGTTCGATTCGAGAGCATAG